The following proteins are co-located in the Acidicapsa acidisoli genome:
- a CDS encoding M20 family metallopeptidase — MPEVSEKQASKLFANLRELLPELESLYKDVHSHPELSMRETRTAGIAAEHLRNAGYEVATGVGKTGVVGLLRNGEGPTVMLRADMDALPVKEATGLPYASSVTATDAEGKTVPVMHACGHDMHVTWLIGAATLLSRHRDAWSGTLMPVFQPAEETAAGAQAMIDDKLFKRFPKPDVVLGQHVMVGSAGVLSSRPGVVTSAGDSLRIRMFGRGAHGSMPQASIDPVVMSASTVLRLQTIVSRELAPTEAAVVTVGSLQAGTKENVIPDEAVIKLNVRTFDEGVRSRVLAAIERIVNAEAEASGAPKKPEITVLDRYSLVKNDPEAVKRVGDAFRQHFSSERVQSTEPTSASEDFGSFGAEWGALSVFWFVGGTDSETYAKAKSEGKLGELPTNHNPHFAPVIHPTLETGVEALITAAGAWLAS; from the coding sequence ATGCCAGAAGTTAGCGAGAAGCAAGCCTCGAAACTCTTTGCGAACCTTCGAGAACTGCTGCCCGAGTTGGAGTCCCTATACAAGGACGTCCACTCCCATCCTGAGTTGTCCATGCGGGAGACTCGTACAGCCGGAATCGCAGCAGAACATTTGCGCAACGCTGGATACGAGGTCGCCACGGGAGTCGGGAAGACCGGCGTGGTTGGTCTTCTGCGCAATGGAGAGGGACCAACGGTCATGCTGCGTGCGGATATGGACGCATTGCCGGTGAAGGAAGCCACTGGGCTGCCCTACGCGAGCAGCGTGACAGCGACAGATGCAGAGGGAAAGACGGTTCCGGTGATGCATGCCTGTGGTCATGACATGCACGTCACATGGCTGATCGGAGCAGCCACTCTGCTTTCACGCCATCGTGATGCCTGGAGCGGCACGTTGATGCCTGTCTTTCAGCCTGCAGAAGAAACGGCAGCAGGCGCTCAGGCCATGATCGACGACAAGCTGTTTAAGCGCTTTCCCAAGCCTGACGTGGTGCTTGGGCAACATGTCATGGTCGGCTCAGCCGGCGTGCTGAGTTCGCGGCCCGGTGTTGTGACCTCTGCGGGAGACAGTCTGCGAATCCGCATGTTCGGCCGCGGGGCGCATGGCTCCATGCCGCAGGCCAGTATCGATCCGGTGGTCATGTCGGCGTCCACGGTGCTTCGTTTGCAGACGATTGTGTCTCGCGAACTTGCTCCGACTGAAGCAGCTGTGGTCACGGTGGGGTCGCTTCAGGCTGGCACCAAGGAGAATGTCATCCCCGACGAAGCGGTAATCAAATTGAACGTCCGCACTTTTGACGAGGGAGTACGCTCGCGTGTACTGGCCGCCATTGAGAGGATCGTGAATGCTGAGGCGGAGGCATCGGGCGCTCCGAAGAAGCCGGAGATTACAGTGCTTGATCGCTATTCCCTGGTGAAGAATGATCCCGAGGCGGTGAAGCGTGTGGGAGATGCATTCCGGCAGCACTTCTCTTCAGAACGCGTGCAGAGCACAGAGCCCACCAGCGCCAGCGAGGACTTCGGCTCTTTCGGTGCTGAGTGGGGTGCGCTCTCTGTTTTCTGGTTTGTCGGCGGTACTGATTCTGAGACCTATGCCAAAGCGAAGAGCGAAGGCAAGCTCGGCGAACTGCCCACGAATCACAATCCGCACTTCGCCCCGGTGATCCATCCGACTCTTGAAACCGGGGTAGAAGCACTCATAACGGCTGCAGGCGCGTGGCTGGCATCGTGA
- a CDS encoding efflux transporter outer membrane subunit, whose translation MKRPWVLVTVILAPSLINGCMVGPKYHRPVVQTPTVYRDLSENPQAQAQAASYADLRWWQVFQDQQLQELIRTALKQNYDLQLATERIIAARAQLAVTRSSLFPQIQGNGNFTGGKEGTFQTNYNFLTLTTDAAFQLDLFGRLRSATAASRAQLLATEDARHTVILTLVSDVASDYFTLLQLDLELQITRDTVKTQKDSVKLTSFRLDHGVATKLDVLQAQQVLDTANATIPDIERQIGQEEDAISTLLGNYPQGVPRGQPLEWQVLPPEVPPGVPSSLLERRPDIREAEQTLVAANAEVGVAKAEFFPQISLTGSGGGAFGRSSAFSSLMGSHIGIWSYGAQVSQPIFTGGALRGNLHLAESQHQQALIAYKEAIQHAFGDVSDALIGYQKSHDVRVRQEQTVGDLAESVRLSIMRYRGGTTTYLEVLDGQRSLFSAELTLAQARGTEFQNLVQLYRALGGGWQQ comes from the coding sequence ATGAAAAGGCCGTGGGTATTGGTTACAGTGATCCTTGCACCGAGTCTGATCAACGGGTGCATGGTCGGCCCCAAGTACCATCGGCCCGTTGTTCAAACGCCAACCGTCTACCGCGATCTGAGCGAAAACCCCCAGGCCCAAGCACAGGCAGCCTCCTACGCCGATCTCCGCTGGTGGCAAGTCTTCCAGGATCAGCAACTGCAAGAACTCATTCGCACGGCTTTGAAGCAAAACTATGACTTGCAACTTGCGACGGAGCGTATCATCGCCGCGCGCGCGCAACTTGCCGTCACGCGTTCCAGTCTATTCCCGCAGATCCAGGGCAACGGCAATTTCACTGGTGGAAAAGAAGGTACCTTCCAAACTAACTACAATTTTCTGACTCTCACGACCGACGCAGCATTCCAACTGGACCTATTCGGAAGGCTGCGCAGCGCGACCGCGGCGTCACGCGCCCAACTCCTCGCAACAGAGGATGCGCGGCATACGGTGATACTCACGCTGGTAAGCGACGTGGCGAGTGACTACTTCACGCTCCTGCAGCTTGATCTCGAACTCCAGATCACGCGAGACACGGTTAAGACACAGAAAGATTCCGTCAAGCTGACTTCGTTCAGACTTGACCACGGCGTCGCCACAAAGCTAGATGTGCTTCAGGCTCAGCAAGTGCTTGACACCGCAAATGCGACGATCCCGGACATCGAGAGGCAGATTGGCCAGGAGGAAGATGCCATCAGCACACTCCTCGGCAATTACCCGCAAGGCGTGCCGCGTGGACAGCCACTCGAATGGCAGGTGCTTCCTCCTGAGGTGCCCCCAGGTGTGCCTTCCTCGCTGCTCGAGCGACGGCCCGATATTCGCGAAGCCGAGCAAACGCTGGTTGCTGCGAATGCCGAAGTTGGCGTCGCCAAAGCTGAGTTCTTTCCACAAATCTCGCTGACAGGCTCCGGCGGCGGCGCCTTCGGACGGAGCAGCGCATTCTCCAGCCTGATGGGCTCGCACATTGGAATCTGGTCTTACGGCGCCCAGGTGAGCCAGCCCATCTTCACCGGGGGTGCGCTGCGGGGAAACCTGCATCTTGCCGAATCGCAACACCAGCAGGCTTTGATTGCCTACAAGGAGGCCATTCAGCACGCCTTCGGAGATGTGTCCGATGCCCTGATCGGATATCAGAAATCTCATGACGTGCGAGTTCGCCAGGAGCAGACCGTCGGAGACCTGGCGGAGTCGGTCCGCCTCTCCATCATGCGCTACCGAGGCGGTACCACCACTTACCTCGAAGTCTTGGACGGCCAGCGGTCACTCTTTTCCGCTGAACTCACACTCGCCCAGGCGCGCGGCACCGAATTCCAGAACCTCGTGCAACTTTATAGAGCACTCGGCGGAGGCTGGCAGCAATAG
- a CDS encoding universal stress protein — MLTATILERSTSSVWVTEQVEDLDKSSIVRVLRAVHFERDLTLDFQNLRILEKVRALADAFQAKVTFLNVVDSREELTVRQTLDPRMSSGIQKWLIQMRQQFGDEVELLRQEGDVVSTIADIANQLSADLVVVGRSRPGSVGIPVQLRILNIDHAARCPILSVS, encoded by the coding sequence ATGCTCACAGCTACCATCCTGGAAAGATCTACCTCCTCCGTATGGGTCACAGAACAAGTGGAAGATCTCGACAAATCGTCCATAGTGAGGGTTCTACGCGCGGTCCATTTCGAGCGAGATTTGACGCTGGATTTCCAGAACCTAAGAATTCTCGAAAAGGTACGAGCACTCGCTGATGCCTTCCAAGCTAAGGTAACGTTTCTCAACGTCGTAGACAGCCGAGAAGAACTAACAGTGAGACAAACACTTGACCCGCGAATGTCCTCTGGCATTCAGAAATGGTTAATACAAATGCGTCAACAGTTCGGAGATGAAGTGGAATTGCTAAGGCAGGAGGGTGATGTCGTTTCGACCATCGCAGACATTGCCAATCAGCTGAGTGCAGATCTGGTTGTCGTTGGACGCTCGCGACCGGGAAGCGTAGGTATCCCTGTTCAGCTCCGCATCTTGAATATTGATCATGCGGCACGTTGTCCTATCCTGAGCGTCTCGTAG
- a CDS encoding PDDEXK nuclease domain-containing protein — protein sequence MTHSLLTRPDGYDEFLQNLKQRIRTAQVKAVFAVNRELVLLYWQIGREILYRQREAGWGAKVVEHLAADLHREFPGMSGFSRTNLLYMRALAEAWPEELFVQQVVGQIPWGHNLRILDLVKTPVERQWYIRRAIEHGWSRNVLVHQIESGLYRRQGKAQTNFQATLPAPQSELAQQTLKDPYNFDFLTLTEDAREKELEAGLLDHLRKFLLELGVGFAFVGSQYPLELGGEDFKLDLLFYHIRLRCFVVIDLKMGPFKPEYAGKMNFYLAAIDDLLRHKDDQPSIGIILCKSKNAVIAEYALREATRPIGVSAYRLTTSLPTNLRGNLPTIKELEAELKRSKTKRPKKLLP from the coding sequence ATGACCCATTCCCTTCTCACACGGCCGGATGGCTACGACGAGTTCCTCCAGAATTTGAAGCAGCGGATTCGAACTGCTCAAGTGAAAGCAGTCTTCGCTGTAAACCGTGAACTCGTTCTGCTTTACTGGCAAATTGGCCGCGAAATCCTCTATCGTCAACGCGAGGCGGGGTGGGGCGCAAAGGTGGTTGAACACCTTGCGGCTGATTTGCATCGCGAATTTCCGGGAATGAGTGGTTTTTCGAGAACAAATCTGCTCTACATGAGAGCATTGGCAGAAGCGTGGCCGGAGGAGCTATTTGTCCAACAGGTTGTTGGACAAATCCCCTGGGGACACAACCTCCGCATTCTGGATCTCGTGAAAACGCCCGTGGAGCGCCAGTGGTACATTCGTCGTGCAATTGAGCACGGCTGGAGCCGAAATGTACTTGTCCATCAGATAGAGAGCGGTCTTTACCGCAGGCAAGGCAAAGCACAGACCAACTTCCAAGCCACCCTACCAGCGCCGCAGTCCGAACTCGCACAGCAAACGTTGAAGGACCCATACAACTTCGACTTTCTTACTCTCACTGAGGATGCGAGAGAGAAAGAACTGGAAGCGGGCCTACTGGACCACCTGCGCAAATTCCTCCTTGAACTCGGCGTCGGTTTCGCCTTTGTGGGCAGCCAATATCCACTTGAGTTGGGCGGAGAAGATTTCAAACTAGACCTCCTCTTCTACCACATTAGACTGCGCTGCTTTGTCGTGATCGACCTGAAGATGGGACCGTTCAAGCCTGAGTACGCTGGCAAAATGAATTTCTATTTGGCGGCAATCGACGATCTTCTACGTCATAAGGACGACCAACCCAGCATCGGTATCATTCTGTGTAAATCAAAGAATGCGGTCATCGCCGAATACGCGCTTCGTGAGGCGACTAGACCCATCGGTGTATCGGCTTATCGCCTGACCACAAGCCTACCCACAAACCTGCGCGGGAATCTCCCTACCATTAAAGAACTGGAAGCAGAACTCAAAAGGAGCAAGACAAAAAGGCCGAAGAAGCTTCTCCCCTAA
- a CDS encoding CHAT domain-containing protein encodes MSWLNSWIGAEPLYKQAEVQFIQKHQLSKALYARVSEMPAHSESSTSVPAQIAQLIHDLALPEAQEPETRLRILTILGMLEVNYDSGMAQKTWTEVETLALRQHHYLLASRASGEQGIAAFLLGDIATAKKKVVRAWMIAKAADPGAHIRYASMYGTGLVELHKYKEALGPLDEAIKVAAKTRGAAYPTIATAAKIEALSGLGENKEALALAEEDLRRVSDYHLAGHLYELYQARAGVYERMGHWEQAVSDYEQAVHYAKQLSYWRGLTQVDGLLALAYLHEAALQPALTAINDAIAANEQIPDELYFVPRDLAIKAQIMARLGDNKSANTFYEKSEDMLDALLSRVPTPTVERLLLADLSKVYSGYFEFLSDEGKTSDAFRVIERARGRVEAQSLSHHEIVTPHDSNPAEQQLSRLNLDLLNTDDSAARERILDSIYETELQLDSDSVARNKPPEPINLGQLQRELLPSELFVEYVLDNPHSYALALTNTTVHRYTLPSKDALEQGASAYRTEILQQKTDLSLAQQLFNELLGSIPEFNEKKALIVVPDGNLHLLPFSALAEKGRYILSSHLVSVVPSGTVLHILENRMQNQKENLPYVGVAAWTTNSPPHTLLSSVRRAISGPERRELVALPESRHEVETIAADLPKPSAILLGDKATKTNFEQLPLGQTSVIHLALHGYVDPEIPDRSALVFAPQQQVTDDGLLQIRDIRNLHLNASLVTLSACNTGVGPVGEEGVANIVNAFIEAGSQSVVSTLWELEDHATAHFMTVFYDHLGRHEEKAEALRQAQLEMLNSGDPPFYWAGFVLDGDSRGNLFQSPESNLPFRSSR; translated from the coding sequence ATGTCGTGGCTAAATAGCTGGATAGGGGCGGAACCTCTCTACAAACAAGCTGAGGTTCAATTCATACAAAAACATCAGCTCTCGAAGGCACTCTACGCGCGTGTCAGCGAAATGCCGGCACACAGCGAATCGTCAACGAGTGTCCCAGCCCAAATTGCGCAGCTGATACATGACCTGGCGCTCCCAGAGGCTCAGGAACCTGAGACTCGACTTCGTATTCTGACAATCCTCGGGATGCTCGAAGTGAATTACGACTCGGGAATGGCGCAGAAGACCTGGACTGAGGTGGAGACTTTGGCACTCCGCCAACACCACTACTTGCTCGCATCCAGAGCATCCGGCGAACAGGGAATAGCAGCATTCTTACTTGGCGATATTGCAACCGCAAAAAAGAAAGTCGTTAGAGCCTGGATGATCGCAAAGGCCGCCGATCCTGGCGCCCATATCCGATACGCCAGCATGTACGGCACTGGCCTAGTCGAGCTGCACAAATACAAGGAGGCGCTTGGGCCGCTTGATGAGGCAATCAAGGTCGCCGCGAAGACCCGCGGCGCAGCGTATCCGACGATTGCTACCGCGGCCAAAATCGAAGCTCTTAGCGGTCTCGGAGAGAACAAAGAAGCGCTGGCATTGGCTGAAGAGGACTTGCGTCGAGTGAGCGATTATCATCTTGCCGGTCACCTCTACGAGCTTTACCAGGCCAGGGCCGGCGTCTACGAGAGGATGGGCCATTGGGAACAAGCAGTCTCCGACTATGAGCAGGCCGTTCACTATGCAAAACAGCTTTCATACTGGCGCGGCTTGACGCAGGTGGACGGTCTGTTGGCGCTGGCATACCTGCATGAAGCGGCTTTGCAGCCTGCGTTGACGGCGATAAACGATGCCATCGCAGCCAACGAACAAATTCCTGATGAGCTGTATTTCGTCCCCAGGGATCTCGCAATCAAAGCGCAGATAATGGCTCGCCTCGGCGACAACAAATCAGCAAACACTTTCTATGAAAAGAGCGAAGATATGCTGGACGCTCTGCTCAGCAGAGTGCCGACGCCGACCGTGGAACGCCTGCTCCTTGCCGATCTGAGCAAAGTTTACTCCGGGTACTTTGAATTCTTATCCGACGAAGGAAAGACATCGGACGCGTTCCGTGTGATCGAGCGAGCCCGCGGACGCGTTGAGGCACAATCCTTATCGCATCATGAGATCGTCACGCCACACGACTCTAATCCTGCCGAGCAGCAATTATCGAGATTGAACCTGGACTTGCTCAATACCGACGATTCGGCGGCCAGAGAGCGCATTCTTGATTCCATCTATGAGACAGAGCTACAGCTCGATTCAGATTCGGTAGCACGAAACAAACCTCCAGAGCCGATAAACCTTGGCCAGCTCCAGCGTGAACTCCTTCCATCGGAGCTTTTCGTTGAATACGTCTTGGACAACCCTCATTCCTACGCGCTCGCGCTCACGAATACGACTGTCCACCGATACACATTGCCGTCGAAGGACGCATTGGAGCAAGGAGCATCAGCCTACCGCACTGAGATTCTGCAACAGAAGACGGATTTGTCTCTGGCGCAGCAACTGTTCAACGAGCTCCTGGGAAGTATCCCTGAATTCAATGAAAAGAAGGCTTTGATCGTTGTGCCGGATGGAAATCTTCACCTCCTTCCTTTCTCTGCGCTGGCAGAGAAGGGCCGATACATTTTGAGCTCGCATCTGGTATCCGTGGTCCCGTCTGGAACTGTGCTTCACATTCTGGAGAATCGCATGCAGAATCAAAAAGAAAATCTACCCTATGTTGGAGTGGCTGCCTGGACTACCAATTCGCCTCCACACACATTGCTTTCGTCCGTTCGCCGCGCTATCTCCGGGCCTGAGAGGCGAGAGCTTGTTGCGCTACCGGAGAGCCGTCATGAAGTCGAGACGATTGCCGCAGATTTACCCAAACCAAGCGCCATTCTCCTGGGGGACAAGGCGACTAAGACCAACTTCGAGCAACTTCCGCTGGGCCAGACCAGCGTCATCCACCTGGCTCTTCATGGATATGTCGATCCAGAAATCCCAGATCGCTCCGCCCTCGTATTCGCTCCTCAACAGCAAGTAACAGATGATGGCCTGCTCCAGATTCGAGACATCAGGAATCTTCATCTCAATGCGAGTCTCGTCACGCTCTCTGCCTGCAACACGGGTGTGGGACCAGTTGGCGAAGAAGGTGTGGCAAACATCGTCAATGCGTTCATCGAGGCAGGATCTCAGAGCGTGGTATCAACCCTTTGGGAACTCGAAGACCACGCTACCGCTCACTTCATGACGGTCTTCTATGACCACCTCGGTCGCCACGAAGAAAAGGCAGAGGCTCTTCGGCAAGCGCAACTCGAAATGCTGAATTCAGGAGATCCGCCGTTCTACTGGGCAGGCTTTGTGCTCGACGGCGACTCCCGCGGCAACCTCTTCCAATCGCCAGAAAGCAATCTCCCTTTCAGGAGTTCGAGATGA
- a CDS encoding winged helix-turn-helix transcriptional regulator, with protein MNRSLHLSRDLPKPEVDGTGYRPERIELPESGLCHQADNEWPAELTISLLQGKWKLKILSRLQLGPMRLSQLRKFFPGASKKMLTQHLREMVDDGIVVRSDLSARRRHVEYSLEASLGVAVLHLIGTLADWGSRHALRLSRRHLTRDWPEE; from the coding sequence ATGAATCGAAGTTTGCATTTATCGAGAGACTTGCCGAAACCTGAGGTAGATGGCACCGGGTACAGACCGGAGCGTATCGAGCTGCCAGAGAGCGGTTTGTGTCACCAAGCCGATAATGAATGGCCAGCCGAACTCACAATCAGTCTCCTCCAGGGGAAGTGGAAGTTGAAAATCCTGTCCCGGCTTCAGCTCGGACCAATGCGGCTGAGTCAGCTGCGCAAATTCTTCCCTGGCGCCTCGAAAAAGATGCTCACCCAACACTTGCGCGAGATGGTGGATGACGGCATCGTAGTTCGGTCCGATCTAAGTGCCCGCCGACGACATGTGGAGTATTCGCTGGAAGCTTCATTAGGCGTTGCGGTACTGCATTTGATTGGCACCCTCGCAGATTGGGGATCGCGACACGCACTCAGACTGTCTCGGCGACACCTAACGCGCGATTGGCCGGAAGAGTAG
- a CDS encoding sigma-70 RNA polymerase sigma factor region 4 domain-containing protein — protein MKPRGRIWQELTWSWASSTGNPALDQRLDAAAHTAWPYAKLCAWTYLNDHAAANDIMDHAVENASSYISRHAEYSKEKLVLRLKSVIRRRAQQQSAKWSREIQYGSLIDMEKLYIGEPEAEQRVYAIELFECLSPFAQSIVRWRALGLSWRKIADHLEMDHTAVRRAYFREVESLLHDLSQPGEVSKCR, from the coding sequence ATGAAACCACGCGGTCGCATCTGGCAAGAGCTGACATGGAGTTGGGCCTCTTCGACCGGGAACCCGGCTTTGGATCAGAGACTGGACGCCGCTGCCCATACAGCCTGGCCGTACGCGAAGCTCTGCGCTTGGACATATCTCAACGATCACGCTGCTGCTAACGACATCATGGACCACGCCGTTGAGAATGCCTCCAGCTATATCTCTCGTCACGCAGAGTACTCAAAAGAGAAATTGGTACTGCGCCTCAAGAGTGTCATTCGCCGACGCGCGCAGCAGCAGTCTGCAAAATGGAGCCGCGAGATTCAATATGGCTCTTTGATTGACATGGAGAAGTTGTATATTGGTGAACCAGAGGCAGAGCAAAGGGTCTACGCAATCGAGCTCTTTGAATGCCTTTCTCCATTCGCCCAATCGATTGTGAGATGGCGCGCGCTTGGACTCTCATGGCGGAAGATCGCCGACCACCTCGAAATGGATCACACCGCCGTTCGGCGGGCATATTTCCGGGAGGTGGAGTCACTGCTCCATGATCTCTCTCAACCTGGAGAAGTGTCCAAATGTCGTTAA
- a CDS encoding S41 family peptidase has translation MTTDHSNQATPPQLSARDRHAILEKVLAILEKRFYRPEKLDDDWRAAVNRHRPLIEAADTADAFEQCMSDLLAELHVSHLGFFHGSARRASSRAALSATYLADETPFGKRWIFQDVHSGGAASNAGIEPGDILLSVDGREIAPPEHPVFAMGKQTGLEIIGKDDQIRLVAVDVARPKGKKLHFVEPTLVEVRHLENGLGYLKVAMFPGMVGVEVANEITRAIEKLGKMDSLIIDLRGNTGGGIGALRIMSLLTPDRVPVGFALDRNRVTPNLDSEKQQFRRFHAIPASKKALWPLALKFAPAMLTNKPVVLETEGLGRRDFHGNVILLVDRHTASAAEMIVAFARENNLARIVGENTAGRLLSATSVKVGQGFRLALPTGAYYTWRGSVLEGTPIEPDELVEFDWRGSRGNKDRQLEYAIESVSAGQSR, from the coding sequence ATGACCACGGATCATTCCAATCAGGCGACACCCCCACAGCTTTCCGCTCGCGATCGCCACGCTATTCTCGAAAAGGTGTTGGCTATTCTGGAGAAGCGATTTTATCGGCCGGAAAAGCTGGATGACGATTGGCGGGCCGCTGTGAACCGCCACCGGCCATTGATTGAAGCCGCCGACACGGCGGACGCCTTTGAACAATGCATGAGCGACCTGCTGGCCGAGTTGCATGTCTCGCATCTGGGCTTCTTTCACGGCAGCGCCCGCAGAGCTTCCAGCCGCGCTGCGTTAAGCGCAACGTACCTCGCCGACGAAACACCCTTCGGAAAGCGATGGATATTTCAAGATGTTCACTCGGGCGGCGCGGCATCCAACGCGGGAATCGAGCCTGGAGACATTCTTCTCAGCGTGGATGGCCGGGAGATCGCACCGCCCGAGCATCCGGTCTTCGCTATGGGAAAGCAAACTGGACTGGAGATTATCGGTAAAGACGATCAAATTCGCCTTGTTGCGGTCGATGTGGCGCGGCCCAAGGGGAAGAAGCTCCATTTTGTTGAGCCGACGCTGGTGGAGGTGCGCCATCTGGAAAACGGACTGGGCTATTTGAAGGTTGCGATGTTCCCTGGAATGGTCGGAGTCGAGGTGGCGAACGAAATCACGCGTGCCATCGAGAAGTTGGGGAAAATGGACAGTCTCATCATCGACCTCCGTGGGAACACTGGAGGAGGGATCGGCGCACTTCGTATCATGAGCCTGCTCACGCCCGACAGAGTTCCAGTAGGGTTTGCACTCGACAGAAATCGTGTTACGCCAAATCTGGATTCAGAGAAGCAACAATTTCGACGATTCCATGCAATCCCCGCTTCCAAGAAGGCGCTCTGGCCGCTTGCCTTGAAGTTTGCGCCAGCAATGCTAACCAATAAACCAGTCGTACTTGAAACAGAGGGGCTGGGCCGAAGAGATTTCCACGGAAACGTAATTCTCCTTGTGGATCGCCACACAGCGAGCGCCGCAGAAATGATCGTCGCGTTTGCGCGAGAGAACAACCTCGCCAGGATCGTCGGCGAGAACACCGCTGGCAGACTTCTTTCTGCCACCTCGGTAAAGGTTGGCCAAGGATTCCGCCTGGCGTTACCCACCGGGGCTTATTACACGTGGAGAGGTTCAGTTCTTGAAGGGACGCCTATCGAACCGGACGAACTGGTCGAATTTGATTGGCGAGGATCACGGGGAAACAAGGACAGGCAACTTGAGTATGCCATCGAATCTGTGAGCGCCGGACAAAGTCGTTGA
- a CDS encoding trimeric intracellular cation channel family protein, producing the protein MNELLIHGRQLAGPALVVLDLLGTFVFALSGAAAGVKNKLDLFGLTVLAFATGNAGGITRDLLIGAVPPAAIEDWPYLAVCLAAGLAMFWWYPRIDVNRKPILLLDAAGLALFAVTGTQKALAAGLNPAMAAVMGMLSGIGGGIVRDILVNETPTVLRADLYAVAALSAGLAVVGGHALHVPPFAGMIVGAFLCLFLRLMAIFRGWHLPTARAAAGDV; encoded by the coding sequence GTGAATGAACTGCTGATTCATGGAAGACAACTCGCGGGACCTGCGCTGGTGGTGCTTGACCTGCTCGGGACGTTCGTGTTCGCACTCAGTGGCGCGGCTGCCGGTGTGAAGAATAAGCTGGATTTGTTCGGCTTGACGGTGCTCGCTTTTGCAACGGGGAATGCGGGGGGCATCACTCGCGATCTTCTGATCGGGGCGGTTCCACCGGCGGCGATAGAGGACTGGCCTTATCTCGCTGTTTGTCTCGCCGCTGGTCTGGCCATGTTCTGGTGGTATCCAAGGATCGACGTGAACCGCAAACCCATTCTTCTTCTGGACGCTGCTGGGCTGGCTCTCTTTGCGGTGACGGGGACTCAGAAGGCCCTGGCCGCGGGTCTGAACCCGGCGATGGCGGCAGTGATGGGAATGCTGAGCGGTATCGGCGGCGGCATTGTTCGCGACATTCTTGTAAACGAAACGCCAACTGTGCTTCGAGCCGACCTGTACGCCGTGGCTGCATTATCGGCGGGGCTGGCAGTGGTAGGTGGTCACGCCCTCCACGTGCCGCCTTTCGCAGGCATGATCGTGGGCGCATTCCTGTGCTTGTTCCTCCGACTTATGGCCATCTTCCGAGGGTGGCATCTACCGACAGCTAGAGCCGCAGCTGGTGATGTATAA